CAGGGGTGCTTTGAGGCCATTCAGCTTAAATATGTGAGTAGCAAAGCCTTTTTCATCCAGTCCAGATATTTGGCAAGATTGATTCTAATATATTTGGAAAGATTTAACCTGTTCTTAACTGGGAATGTGTCATTGCTCTGATTTTAATGGATttggatgtgtttgtttttccccaccAGCTGAGGACAGTTATTCTGTCTGTGAGTATTTTCTGATTTAAAATTGGGCTTTCTTTGTGTCTGACTGAATAACAAAGGTTAGAGAAGGTAAATCTACCTGCAGACATGTTCCCAGCCCATGTTGAGAAGTGTCTTGCCGTTTCTTTGTTCCAGCTCTTCACTGACCCGGCGCTCCCACAGGTAACGTGCGGTTTGTCTTCTCAGCTGAGCGCCTGTACAACTATATTCCAGGTTTCCTGGTTGTTGTTCTGATCATACGCAGCATCCACCTTTCTTTCAGAACGTGACTGAGTTTTACCAGTTTAATATCCATTACACTCCAGAGGGAATTCACATGGACTTTGAAAGGTGAGGCCTCTTTtctattgtattattattttttctattGTAAATAGTTTTAAGCTTTTGTCGCCTAATCCAGAAAGTGGTTCGTGTTTCTATTTGGTTCCTGCAGTAACACATCACCTAGTGCTAATTAGCTTAGGTCTGGTTTGGTATCTTTGTCATGAGCCTTCTGTCATCTAAAGTCATCAGATAAACTTTACACCTTCACTAAATGGTCACGTCAGCTTGTTTTGTCTTGTTAAGTGTTTGATGCCTTTATAATCACTTAACACAAGAAAACTTCCAGTTCAGGGGAAAATAAGAGAGCAATAGCAGAAAGAGTGAGCAGGAAGTGGCCCATGTCCAGGTCCTGAAGACCACAGCATCTCCCAGACTCAACTGACCTTTGTGACCTCAGGGTTAATCTAAGATACAAGGAGTTAACCCACATCTTCTTCGTTGCCAGCGACAAGGTGTCGATGTCCTGCAGCAACACCAAGAAGGCGAGCATCCTGCTGGTGAGGAAGCTCTACACGCTGATGCAGAACCTGGGTCCTCTGCCGGACAGCGTCTCCCTCAACATGAAGCTGGCGTACTACGAGGAGGGTAAGGGACCcgcatgtgtgttttcagtgtgtttCTGAGACTTTGTTGTGTCTCCACAGTCACTCCTCAGGACTACCAGCCACCGGGCTTCAAGGAGGCTGAAGGTGACACCTTAGTGTTTGAGAAAGAGCCGGTGAAGCTCACCATGGGCGAGGTGGTGACCCCGTACCACACTCTGAAGCTAGGCATGgccacagagagacacaggctGGAGCAGGTGAAGGACACAGACAGCCAGAAAGCTTCTTCCAGATGATTCGTGTTTATTCCCCCacaggcaggaaatgaaagaggaaatgaaacacaATCTAGTCATTCTTCTTTTAAAGCACAGCTGTTTTCACTCCAGCATTTTGGCCTTTTGAACCAACACATGCTGCTTCTTACTGGAGCTTTGttacctgcaggtggaggagaacgtTTGTGTGACGGAGAAGTGGGTTCTGAGAATGACGGCAGAGACACAGGTCAGAACCACAGAAAACAGCAGCGGAATATTTACGAAGGAGCTGAAGCACAGGATGTTAAATGAGGGCGGTTGCAGTGCTTCTGAAATGTGTTGTTGACATGTGACCATCCTCAGAGTCACGTGGTCGAAGATGAAGAGAGGTCTGAGATGGAGAAGGCAGACACGTTTAATCCAGGTCAATCCCACCACTCTCTCCCTCATTTAATGGTGTATCAAAGAGCTGCAGGTAATACAAGAGACACCTGAACATTTATTCCTCAGCAGTATCATCAGAAAATGGGTGAAATCCTTGATAGAAATCAGGTTGTGTCTGCACTGATGTGTACAGACACTAGAGGGCGCTGAAAGAGGCCTCCACGCGTCTCGGCCATCTTATTGTAATGAGCAGACAGTAAACTGGGCCTGATAAAGGTTTCTGTTACAGCTCTTGTTCTGTTCACCTTAACCATGAAGTGAGTTGATGTCCTGTGATTCCAGACATCCAGATGATCTGCCACGAGAAGATTGACAGTTGTGAAGAAAGCACCCAAGTATTTGCGACATTCAGCAGGATTTTATCCGTCTGAAAGACCAAACTCGATGTTTCTGCTGTCTTCATGGACCATCTGTCCCCTCTCAGGTGGACCCTGGACCGCTGGAGACCTCCAGCGCGGAGGTCGGCCAGAAGAGGACCAGGAGTGGCCGGatcatctcctccaccacagtcAGTCATGGTTTTAACCACAGTTTAACAGCCAAATGTCAGTATTCTGAAGgtagctgagtgtgtgtgcgtgtgtgtgtgtgtgcgcgtgtgtgtgtctgtgtgtgtgtctgggtgtgtgtgtgtgtgtgcgtgtgtgtgcgcaggagAAAGACGTGACTGTGAGCATGCCAGCAGCGACGGGTGCCAAATCGGTGAGAACATTTCTAGCCGTGTTTGTcgggtgtgtgaggagctccTGGGAGAACTTCATCAGCTTGGGTCCGACAGCTGTCCGGCCCAGGGCTGAGGGAACCGCGTGGGTCGGGTGTTTGTTGGGTGCCGGAGGCGGAGTCTCTGGGCCTGGCGGCGAGGCGTCACctctctgttgctctgctgtttCCAGGTCTGTCAGTACCAAATGCCCGACAGCCAGGAAACGCCGTCCACACGTGCGACCCAGAAAAAACGCAAATTCAGCGAGCCCAAAGAACCGTTCTGACCCCGCGGCCCCACGCCGGCGTCACGGCGCCGCTTCGCTTTAGTTTTGTCAGGTTTGCAGCTGTTTTTAAGGCAGACGTCTCCTTCAGGCTGAATTCATTTCACGTTTGCTTGAGGTCGATCCTGAAGTTTAGTTTTCCATTTGTATCTGCTGGGAGTCGGAGGAGCCGGACCGGCTGATGGATCAATACTGGAGCCGTTGACTGTTGTGTGTGGAGGTTCTGCTTTACTCACATGAATAAAAACCCACAAAGTTCCCTGTCTTTTAGtgcaatattattattattattattattattatattatttggGCACATGCTGAATGCATAATCCTCGCTGGTCACCCGTGTTATTGATAACCCGATCAAGCTCAATTCTAGACCTGTGTAAAGGTCAGAACGTGTgactgagcccccccccccgacgtgCATCGTGTGGGTTCGGTGCTGGGATGGTTTGTGGAACCTCGTGAACGGGAACCCacgtgtgtggaggggggggggcaggaagtgacaGCATTTGCATGTGAAGCAGCCTCGTATGAAGCTGGTAGTGAAAGTGGATTATGTGTGTTCACGCCGACCTCTGGGCGCAGATAAGGGCCCAtcagcagcgccccccccagcaagctgtgtgtttttaatctccCATTGTTTTTCCCAGAGAGAGGGACACGGGCTGATAGACTGCCTTAACCCGGCGCCGATCAATACCGCGGGAAGCCTTTGTGATGCATATccaagcagcccccccccctctgctgtctgcaggggggcagagaaagagaCTCCATCAAATCAGGCTTGGCCTCCCCACACGGGCCTGCGTTTGTTTCATTGTCTGGCCGTTCTTTACGGTCCTCTCTGGTGAGGTGTGCAGAGGGGAGGGGCGAGGACGGCCCCCCTGGTGCCCCCGCCCTGACCGGCGCTATGAGCTGTGACGTGGAGCGGCTTCACCTGGGCTCCTGGTCCCTGTGGCTCAATCATGAGACGGTCCACCACCGCAGTGGTCGCAGCGGCGGCGAGCTCCCATGATGCTCCTGGGCTCCCCGCGGCCTCCATCCGTCACCTCTGTGGGACCCTCCATCATGTCTGTACACACACGTCTCCCACAAATGAATTCTGGAATTAAATTCAGGGACACACGTCCGGCGGTCGGCGTTAACAGATCAATCAGCTGGCCAAacagcagggggaggggggggggggttctggccTGAGTGCGGCAGGTTCTGGGTCCGGGGGAGGCAGGACAGGCTGACAGGCTGATGGACAGACAGCCGCGCTCCATCCTTGGGCTCTTATAGATTAAGGCGGGCTTGTGTTAGCCTGCAGTTGCAGGCCGCTGATTGTGCCTGCAGGGCCTGAAGGCCCCAAGGGGGGGCAGAGCTTTATaccaggagggggaggagcgagGGCTGGAGTGGACGTCCAGCCTAGGGACCGTGACCCCATGACCTTGCCAGAAGGGCAGCAAATGCTTCCGAGCTGATTAGCAGTGCCCCAGCAGAGTTCCTGGTTCCCTTTTAACCCTCCAGAAGAGCTGCCAGTCATGTTCAGGCCCAGCGTTCTGATCCAGAAAATACAGATACAGCTGCTCTCTTTAGAATCATCAGATGGTACCAGTCTTTTCTCTGCACAGTTGATTGAATTTTGTTCATTGCCTATTTTTAAAGGTCGATTTGTGGATATTGTGTTGCCTTATTGATGATTTAACCGGACCGGATTGACTTAAACGCAGAAGATAATTCATGACATAGAACATGGTGAAAATGGTCCCGCCCTCACGTCTAGGAGCAGAAAACTCTCTGGAATAAATGGTCACTGAGACACTTTTCTTCTTGATAAGCACGCAGACGTCACTAATCAATGACCGCATGTCTGCCGTGCCCCCGCgcggccgccagggggcgcccTGTAGCCGCAGCGTCGGGGGCTCCCACGGGTCCTGCAGCTGGGTGTCACCACAGAAGcatcttttttccccagcatTCCAGAATCAGGCGCTCCGAACTGCTCCGTCCTTTTGTTTCTGACCGTCGTGGTCGGCGTGCGTGCGATGGCGATGGCGGCATGCGCACGCTTGTTCCGCTCGCCCTCTGAGAGACACTGCAGTGGATATTGATCCGGAGGAGGAccgatggggtgggggggggagagcagGTGGCAGCGGGGCAGCAGATTCAGGGATTTAGCCGCTCACGGGGGCTGCGTGGTCAGCGTGGCGAGGGGGCGACACCTTCCTGAAACAGCTGCTCACGGCGGAGCAATGCGCCCCTATTGTGATCAGAGTGCGCGGCTCAATTGTTTCCCCCTTTATTCAGCACGGGGCCGTGTACAATAGCCCCCCCAGCTGACACACTGAGGAGATCTGCAGCCCCCCCTTCTTCCCTCTGTGCTCAGATGGACCTCTCTgtgcctccccctcctcaaagtccccccccccctccgaagCTACCGCAGGGCAGGGTTTAAATGTCACGCTTGGCCATCAGAGCGCCCAGCCGGCTCGTGTCTCCTGGGGGAGGCGGgtgagggacagaggggagccgaggggaggggggcacttgCCCCATTGTCCATTAGGATGTGCAGGAGCTGCTAACTGACTCCGAATCAAGTGCATCCTCTCGCCACGCGCCCTCGCCTCGGCCCTCGCCGGCACAAAGGCGCTCTGTGGGGTTTTTACGAGCAGCCGCTTTGGTCACGGTGCGATTGACCCAAGAAAGGCCCCCCAAGGAAGGCCCCCCAAGGAAGGCCCCGCCCACCAGCGTGAGCCGGCCACTCCCCGCCAGCGTGGCGTGGTGCCAGGACTCCCGTAACCAGGTTAGGGGTTAGACCCAACGAGGGTCGGTCTCCCGGTGCGAACCATTCAGAGGctcctgagcccccccccccacctgaaaTACGAGTACAGGACGGAATATACGAGCAGCCGTCCAACTTTGTCCCGGCTCAAGGTCCTCGCTGCACCTGAGCCACTGAAGACTGAGCATTTAATGCATCTGTTCAACAGTGTGGCCCACTTGACCTTGAGTCAAGATGTGTGTGCTCATCCctccgggggggtgggggtgggggggcgaccTTGAACCAGCCGAGGCGCAGGCGTAGCTGAGTGCACAAACTCATTTAACTCCCACGTTTGTTATCGACATGCTGTAATCGTTAGCATTATGGATGATGAAGAACAACTGAGTGCTGCGCCACGTCCGCGTCCGGGAGACGCGGCGATGGAGAGCAGCCACCGTTCAGGCAAGTGCACCGtcgagaggaagcagaggaaatgCAGCCACCCGACCCCAGAGGAGTCACATGACTGCTACTGAAGGCCCCGCGGTGGCCGTTTCCTTTAACGAGGCGCGTTTCCTTTACCGGCCGTTTTATTTCCTGCCGATAAAAAACACCTTAACTGCCAGTTTCAGCACTAAAAGCTGGATTAAAATCAGGTAGACGCAAATGAAGGTGTTAGATTTCTGTCATATATTAGCCGTTAGCATGCTAGCGACCTGTGCATGCGTCCCATCGGGGGTTGGTCGCTGCCACAGGTGCAACACCAACCTGTGTCTGTAACCACGCCCTCTTGTTATTTTAGGCGGCATCAGGACCGTTCGTGACGACTTGTTTCCACTCCTGCTAGCGATACCCGCTGCTAACGCTAGCAAGAACCGATCCTTCAGAGTAATCGtccattcatttcatttcatttcacatcCTTGACCTCTGCTAGCAACCGTCTCTCAGGTGTTTAGCATCACACATCAGCTAGACGGTTAAACAAAGCTAGCagactttaattaaaataaaaacaagagacGGCGCTAAAATAAAACCGcgctgaatttttttttaaaaacaagacCCCAAAAGCCTTTCTCAAGTTGCCCAGAACTTTGCAGGAGTGCCGAACGTACATTTTATATAATGTGGCCCAGAGTTTCCACACCAGGTCTCAGGTTTGACCACAGACACGATCCGCCGCAGGGCAGAGAAACTTTGCCGGGCCTTCCTCTCTCCGCCTCTGTCTCGCGTGGCCTTGGGAGGTTGACTTCTGCCCTGCcagtgtttctctcctctccggGCTTTGAGGGTTCTCCATCTCGCCGAGGCGCGAGGGCAGccactcctctcctcgctcAGCCCCTTCTTCCCATCTAGCATTCGCACACGCACACGGATTTCCATTTTAGCTATAGCGCGAGATTAGCAGCTCCACCACCCCAAGGCTGGCTTAAGACAGGAGGGCAGACATCCAGCGGTGTTGGTGGGATACGTGCGGGGGAGAAGCTCCCCGAAGACTTGTTCCAGGCCACCGCGGATTGTGCGGATGAGCGCTGGAAACGCACGCGCTTGATTAGGATGAGCCGCGTTGTTGGGAGGCGTCAATTTCCTGTCGGCCCCACGCGGTCCGGCGGTGCCGTTTAAAGCGTATTTGATGAAATTGGCTATAAACTGTAAATTCTGTCGGAGTTAATCTCTAAATAAGTTGATGTTCGTAATGCTAAGCTCACCTTTTTATGCTAACGGGCTACGGTAAATATCAAATGGCGGAGACTGCCCCCCGCAACTGTTGCTACACAAACCCGTCTCCAGTCAGCGGCGTTCCAGgtcaggaagcagcagcgggACACGCGTCCATCAGGCGGGTCGGGCGTCCCGCGGCGACCGCTACAACTGACCCGTAACATGTGGCCCAACTACGGCTAAATTGTGGCTGAATTATTGATACTGTGGCTGCTCTGCAAGTGGGGGCATGAAAGGGAGCCAACATGGGAATGGCCTGCTAATTTTATATGGTAGCCTCAGGGCACATTCCTCCCAGTGAAGAGCAAACATAttgatgtgcgtgtgtgtgtgtgtgtgtgtggggggggggggggacagcctGCTGCTGAAAACACTGGGTGTGTGAACCCGACTCCTCTACTCTTCTGGTTCTGGCCGTTTTCCCTGCATATGGCTGAAGAGGAGGTGCTCTGGAATCAGTGGATGTGGGAGAGGCTCCGATgagctgtgatgtgtgtttaGAGGGGctcaccggggggggggcgacctgcagggggggggctgcaggtcGGCCTGGCTAATTTCTCCAGAAGTGTCCAGAAGCCTTTGTGTCCCGGCTGCACTTTTATTTCCACCTCTCGTGGAATTGTGATGCCCGTGCCTCGGGGCGACAGCAGCACCTCCAGGAGCAGCCACCTTTAAATCCAGCCGCCCCGCGACTCCGACCGTGACCCCTCGCTGGAGGGACCCCCCAGGCCAGATTTAAACGAGCTCCCCCAGGTCCGGCAGCGGCTCCTCGCCTCCCTGTCACATCTTCCCAGACCCGCACGGGCCCTCTGATGCCCGCGTGTCCGATTTATTTGAATTTGTAAAGGGAAGATTTGGATAAAGTGAGATAAAATCGTACACGTGTGGGTAAATGTGGCGTGAAACCTGCGCTTAAACGCCGAGAGAAGGTCGAGAGACAACCgcggacagagagagagagagggagggagagagagagggagggagcgctGAGggcttcatcctctcctccgctAATACAACAGCCCTTTTAAAGCTACACGTTTCTTTCACTCTAAATACTATCACTTACATTTTTACAATTCCTTTCATTCTcaccccccctgccccccccccaacccccactaTTATGGAGGACGAGGAGCGAGGAAAGCATACAATATACAGGCTATTGATCCACGCCCATCATggcggaggggaaaaaaagtcagttcggggggggggggggggggtggaacaGAGGGGGACTGGACACAGCGATCGATACCCTACTCTATCagccgtttccatggcaaccggcAAGAGCAAGGACAGAGGGCTGCCGTGCATTCTGCACCTGTCTGTTCCATGTACCTGTGGTGATAATGAAAGTGTGGGAGGTGACGCAGGCGCCCACAATTAAAGAGGTTACACACCAGTtagggggggggtgacagactGGGAACGGTGGGAGCCGCCCGGGGGGGCTCGGAGGCAAACGAGGCTGCAGCCTGTCGGGGTGGAACGAGGCCTTCTGGGGCAGTTTCAGAACAACACGCTCGGACCAGGACGGCAAATCCGGCTCTTTTGGCCTTGACCCCTGTTTAGAGGTCAAGCAAGGGCGATCAAAGCTGCAgccaatggggggggggcgccaacGGGGGCTccggacagacaggctgacagcagAACTTGACACCCAGACAGTTTCCCTCCgaccgtctgtctgtctttgtgtctgtctgtgaacTCCCAACCTGAGCCTGGAGGCTGCATGGCGCTCCAGGATCTGGGTTTGGGTATCATGATGGTGCCCTGTATTGATCACCAATAGAAGCTCaagatgggggggggtaattGGCTGGGGGTAGTAACGGTAACAAGGCTGCTACACTCTTAAAATAAAGGAGCTTCCAAAGGAAAAGGTGATAAATGtgctttctcttcattttcaggcctCCCATGTCATCCGTCTTTGTTTACAGTCAGTGGAGGAACCATTggaccagacacacacacacacacacacacacacgcacacacaccatatTTATCTCAGGGGTTCTATTGAGAATCCATACAGAAGATTCAAGGGTTTTATGTGGAACAGGCCCAGGGGTCCCATCTGGAGCCTTCTCATACTGGTCtgtgtcttacacacacacacacacacacacacacacacacacacacacacagcagtaaaaCCATCTAAAGTGACCGTTCATATCTGAGGTGGTGACCTCCAAATGATAACAGCTGTAAATCTGATCCAACATCAGGTTCCTTCTCTCGCTCCTCAGTGAAGGACTTTTATTTCTGAGTGTTCAGCATAAAAGATCGGATCAGAACACGCTGGAATCAGAACTGATGAACAGAACTCAGAACATTGAGGAACAGTTGAACGGATTCAACAGTTTGACCCTAAAACGAGCCTCAGCTTTAACGAGTGAAAGTTCGGGACCTTTCTGCTGATTAACAGACTTCGCCTGACTGACGTCCTGGCGCCATCGCGGACGCCGCGGGGGCcacccagcagcaccacggGCGCGGCGGCGGGCTGTTGACGGACACGTGGCTGTGCGGCGCTGCTGAGGAGCGCCACTGGCCGctgcggtgacctttgaccctccccATCCATGTGGCGGCCTTCATTGTTAGAGGAGCAGGAGTAAAGATGACCCTCGGGTTCCTCGCCTTTGGATTCTCCCTCCCCCATTGCCTCACCCCTCCCATCCGAcacctccaaccccccccccccccccccccacacacacacacacacacacacacacacacacactccaccttCTGCCGATCAATGACAGTTTCATGTGGCTTCTCTGGGCCTGCAGTGACGTGTGTCCTATTGATTTATCGACATTACTCCGGGCAAGCGAACccagaagccccccccctctctcagtAGGCAGCCAGGCTCCAGCCCGGCAGaggcgtgcccccccccccctgcgcCGGGTGGGCCCATGCCAAGTCATCCAACTGTACCGGGCCCAGTGgaagcagcggcggcagcacattagctgcacacagatgaacagGCCTGTTTTTTTGGTGGATGTCACTGGGAATGCTTTTAAGCaccgaccccccctcctcttaccctctgcccccccccccccccccacccccccgtgcGACATGTAATGGGGACAATGAGCGAGACACCCtggcactcacacacatttactgTCGCCTCTGATTTCCAGAGGCGACTTTTCCACTTTTCTGGTTAAGAGGTTCTTTTCTTCGGTGTGTTGAGGTGGTGCcgcgtctcctcctgctgcccatcgctctcctctgccccccccccagcccagctTTTacaaggggggagggagggggtgcaACAAACAACCTCATCTttccccccctgccccccaggCTTCCTGCGTCCAGTGAAAGGCCAGTGGATtcatgtgtggtgtgtgtgtgtggggggggtggggggggggggggtgaagggcaGCTGGACACTCCCCACGGCCTGGCTATAGTCACTGGGGTTGtaaagggggggcggggggtggtgatggtggtggtgggggatcAGGACAGAGCTTCAGCCACGGCAGCTGTCCTCAGAAAaggagaagtggggggggggctcagagatCAGTGACCTggccacagtgtccagctgggGGGTCATTTGATGGCCCACCTCCAGCCACGTGCTGGATGACCATCTGGGGACCTGAAAGAGCCCCACAACAGAGGAGGCTTCATCTTCTTAGATGGAGGAAGACCACAACAAAAGTCAAGAAATCTGTCCACCtcatctggtgtgtgtgtgtggggggggggggtacagcaGCTGCCCAGGGTTGTTGCTgcgtttgggggggggtcatcctaCATTCTTCTGCTCTCCATCATCAGAAAGGTTACCTGAGTTACCACTGAAGCTCTGACCCACCACAGGAGAACCATCCTTGACCATCGAGGACCACAAGAGAAGGTTCTTCCTGGAGGATCGTCTCGTGTTCCATGAGGAACCACCAATCCAGCTCtcggtcctgggggggggggggggggttctactGCTGGACCCTGCCAGCAGGGgttttaaaggactgtttgtTCTGAAGTGCAGAGGATCACGGGGGGGTCACAGCAGCCCAGATGGACCACCAGATTCAGTTTGCTGCCTCTGATCGGAGGACAGATTAGCGCTGGTTTGTTGTggctcctcccccgcccccccccacctgaccccatcctcctccagccctctgGTTTAAACTGTTTAAGGCGATCGAATTCTGCCCATCCACCCGGCGTGGTCGGAGGGGTCGCGGGGGCTTCTGACCCCGGCCTGATTGGAAAGgttgtggaggggggggggctccataaTGAATAGAGGTCCTGCTAAACAGATCCGAGCCTCTAAATATGAGCTTAAAACTCCTCTGCCTTCATTTCTGGGGATTGCGTAATCCCTTTAGCATTTATCATTGTTCTGCTAATGAAAGTGATCTTTGCGACCACGTCTGATCGGTTTCTAATTAGATCCACTCTGATCCGGAGAGGTGGAGCCATGGCTCCCAGAGCCGTGCTGAGGGCCCCCCCCGGGGAGGGCTGCAGCCCCGCTCCGGTGGAATCTGTGCTCAGCACTTCTGCACCAGctccaccacagcacagaaaaatTTGATTAATCGCCGTCCCTCCGCCTCTCAGTCCAAACATTGGGAGAGACGGAGGCCGGGTGACAGGACAGATACATCAGGCTGGAGGGCGCGGGCCCCCGGCCCAGCACGGGCCTTTCTGATCCTG
The DNA window shown above is from Takifugu flavidus isolate HTHZ2018 chromosome 10, ASM371156v2, whole genome shotgun sequence and carries:
- the hormad1 gene encoding HORMA domain-containing protein 1 isoform X1; this encodes MACVQKMRTTQESQLLPNQVLSEQQSSLVIRKLLAIAVSGITYLRGVFPEKAYGTKYVEDQKVMILREEGSCPGATQIVQWLQGCFEAIQLKYLRTVILSLFTDPALPQNVTEFYQFNIHYTPEGIHMDFESDKVSMSCSNTKKASILLVRKLYTLMQNLGPLPDSVSLNMKLAYYEEVTPQDYQPPGFKEAEGDTLVFEKEPVKLTMGEVVTPYHTLKLGMATERHRLEQVEENVCVTEKWVLRMTAETQSHVVEDEERSEMEKADTFNPGQSHHSLPHLMVYQRAADIQMICHEKIDSCEESTQVDPGPLETSSAEVGQKRTRSGRIISSTTEKDVTVSMPAATGAKSVCQYQMPDSQETPSTRATQKKRKFSEPKEPF
- the hormad1 gene encoding HORMA domain-containing protein 1 isoform X2, which translates into the protein MACVQKMRTTQESQLLPNQVLSEQQSSLVIRKLLAIAVSGITYLRGVFPEKAYGTKYVEDQKVMILREEGSCPGATQIVQWLQGCFEAIQLKYLRTVILSLFTDPALPQNVTEFYQFNIHYTPEGIHMDFESDKVSMSCSNTKKASILLVRKLYTLMQNLGPLPDSVSLNMKLAYYEEVTPQDYQPPGFKEAEGDTLVFEKEPVKLTMGEVVTPYHTLKLGMATERHRLEQVEENVCVTEKWVLRMTAETQSHVVEDEERSEMEKADTFNPDIQMICHEKIDSCEESTQVDPGPLETSSAEVGQKRTRSGRIISSTTEKDVTVSMPAATGAKSVCQYQMPDSQETPSTRATQKKRKFSEPKEPF